From Nicotiana tabacum cultivar K326 chromosome 22, ASM71507v2, whole genome shotgun sequence, one genomic window encodes:
- the LOC107788775 gene encoding uncharacterized protein LOC107788775 has translation MVETRRSSSSSKRSLSSPSSPISNGKRSKATEALSSSTNDTLGEKIQGELNESGPESAEQEVRSADLAAAADVPQKSLETEAANEPLVSPMTLGDSVIDVEKSKAKESALNRGKKRQLKSNVGAAAWGKLVSQCSQNPHVVMHRATYTVGQGRGSDLWIGDSSVSKTLCNLKHTETEKGVSITLLEVMGKKGDVQVNGKVYPKNSTVPLKGGDEIVFGSSGQHSYIFDDNLSAASFARPVSILEAHSGSIKGLHLEARSRDPSTVAVASTLASLSNLSKELSLLPPSSQNGKDVKQCSELPILPAASGVAEKDDLDTDMKDASDCNDVPRVLVDEKNDVISPDVGNDNLNLDNTALDSVDAEIGKVRPLLGVHAGSSASEFDLSGRISKILEEQRDFRELFKDFDPPISALTRRQAFKNALQQGVLDFNNIEVSFENFPYYLSENTKNILIASTYIHLKCNKFAKYTSDLPTVCPRILLSGPAGSEIYQETLAKALAKRFGAKLLIVDSLLLPGGSIAKDVDPVKESSKPGRASVFAKRAAQAAALHLNKKPASSVEADITGGSTISSHAQPKQETSTASSKNYTFKKGDRVKYVGSSSGFSPLQTPLRGPTYGYRGKVVLAFEENGSSKIGVRFDKSIPEGNDLGGLCDEDHGFFCAADLLRLDSSSTDEIDKLAINELFEVASNESKSSPLVLFIKDIEKSMVGNPEAYAAFKIKLEHLPENVVAIASLTQSDNRKEKSHPGGLLFTKFGSNQTALLDLAFPDNFGRLHDRSKETPKTMKQLTRLFPNKVTIQIPPDETLLSDWKQQLDRDMETMKSQSNIASIRNVLNRIRIDCPELETLCIKDQALTNESIEKIIGWALSHHFMHESESSVKDAKLVISGESIAYGLNILQGIQSETKSSKKSLKDVVTENEFEKRLLGDVIPPSDIGVTFNDIGALETVKDTLKELVMLPLQRPELFCKGQLTKPCKGILLFGPPGTGKTMLAKAVATEAGANFINISMSSITSKWFGEGEKYVKAVFTLASKIAPSVVFVDEVDSMLGRRENPGEHEAMRKMKNEFMVNWDGLRTKDKERVLVLAATNRPFDLDEAVIRRLPRRLMVNVPDAPNRKKILRVILAKEELAPNVDVEAIANMTEGYSGSDLKNLCVTAAHCPIREILEKEKKEKASAVAENRPTPALRSSADIRPLNMDDFKYAHEQVCASVSSESSNMNELLQWNDLYGEGGSRKKTSLSYFM, from the exons ATGGTTGAGACCAGACGCAGCTCTTCGTCCTCCAAGCgttctctctcttctccctcCTCTCCTATTTCTAACGGCAAGCGCTCCAAG GCGACGGAGGCATTGTCATCGTCGACTAATGATACGCTTGGGGAGAAAATCCAGGGTGAGTTGAATGAATCAGGGCCTGAATCTGCTGAACAAGAGGTTCGATCAGCTGATCTGGCCGCTGCTGCTGATGTGCCACAAAAATCGCTGGAAACTGAAGCGGCAAACGAGCCTTTGGTATCACCCATGACTTTAG GTGATTCTGTGATTGATGTGGAGAAATCTAAGGCAAAAGAGTCGGCATTGAATCGGGGAAAGAAGCGGCAGCTGAAATCTAATGTTGGTGCTGCTGCATGGGGTAAACTTGTTTCACAGTGCTCTCAG AATCCTCATGTTGTCATGCATCGTGCAACTTATACTGTAGGTCAAGGTCGTGGCAGTGACTTGTGGATAGGAGATTCTTCTGTTAGTAAAACTTTATGTAATCTCAAGCACACTGAGACAGAG AAAGGGGTATCCATCACTCTGCTTGAAGTTATGGGGAAGAAAGGCGATGTGCAAGTCAATGGCAAGGTCTACCCTAAAAATTCTACTGTCCCTCTCAAAGGAGGTGATGAGATTGTTTTTGGGTCATCTGGTCAACATTCTTAC ATCTTTGATGACAACTTATCTGCTGCAAGTTTTGCTCGTCCTGTTAGCATATTGGAAGCTCATAGTGGATCAATCAAAGGACTGCATCTTGAGGCAAGGTCCAGGGATCCCTCCACTGTAGCAGTTGCATCGACCCTGGCATCTTtgtcaaatctttcaaaagagTTGTCCCTTCTCCCACCATCATCTCAAAATGGTAAGGATGTAAAACAATGTTCAGAGTTGCCAATACTACCCGCTGCCAGTGGAGTGGCAGAGAAAGATGATTTAGATACTGATATGAAGGATGCTTCTGATTGTAATGATGTACCTCGTGTTTTGGTGGACGAGAAGAATGATGTGATATCTCCTGATGTTGGAAATGATAACTTGAATCTTGATAACACTGCACTAGATTCAGTTGATGCAGAGATTGGGAAGGTGCGACCTCTCCTGGGAGTACATGCTGGATCTTCTGCTTCTGAGTTTGATTTAAGTGGTCGCATTTCCAAAATTCTCGAGGAGCAAAGGGATTTCCGAGAGCTATTCAAGGATTTTGATCCTCCAATTTCGGCTTTAACTAGGcgccaagcatttaagaatgccTTACAGCAAGGAGTACTTGATTTCAACAATATTGAGGTCTCATTTGAAAATTTTCCATATTATTTAAG TGAGAACACCAAGAATATTCTCATTGCTTCCACTTATATACACTTGAAGTGTAACAAGTTTGCAAAATATACTTCAGATCTCCCCACAGTGTGCCCTAGGATTTTGCTATCAGGTCCAGCAG GTTCAGAAATTTATCAGGAGACATTGGCCAAAGCACTTGCTAAACGCTTTGGTGCTAAGCTACTGATAGTTGATTCTCTCTTGCTGCCTGGT GGTTCAATTGCCAAAGATGTCGACCCTGTGAAAGAAAGTTCAAAGCCAGGGAGAGCTAGTGTATTTGCTAAACGTGCTGCACAAGCAGCGGCACTGCATCTTAATAAGAAGCCAGCTTCAAGTGTTGAGGCCGATATAACTGGTGGTTCAACGATTAGTTCTCATGCTCAGCCCAAGCAGGAGACATCTACTGCCTCGTCAAAAAATTACACTTTCAAAAAAGGT GACAGAGTGAAGTATGTTGGATCTTCATCAGGCTTTTCTCCGCTGCAAACACCTTTAAG GGGTCCAACATATGGTTACAGGGGCAAAGTGGTTCTTGCATTTGAGGAAAATGGGTCCTCTAAAATTGGTGTCAGATTTGATAAATCAATCCCAGAGGGTAATGATCTTGGTGGTCTGTGCGATGAAGATCATGGGTTCTTTTGTGCTG CTGACTTGCTCCGCCTTGATAGCTCAAGTACTGATGAAATTGATAAACTTGCTATCAATGAACTCTTTGAG gTTGCTTCAAATGAAAGTAAAAGTAGTCCTCTAGTTTTGTTCATCAAAGACATTGAGAAGTCTATGGTGGGAAACCCTGAGGCTTATGCTGCTTTCAAGATTAAGCTCGAACATTTGCCAGAGAATGTTGTTGCCATAGCATCCCTTACCCAGTCGGACAACCGAAAGGAGAAA TCGCATCCTGGTGGCCTGCTATTTACGAAATTTGGAAGTAACCAAACGGCATTGCTTGACCTTGCCTTCCCC GATAATTTTGgtaggctgcatgatagaagcaAAGAAACCCCTAAGACAATGAAGCAGCTCACCCGCCTGTTCCCCAACAAAGTTACCATACAGATTCCTCCG GATGAAACCTTATTATCAGACTGGAAGCAACAGTTAGATCGGGATATGGAAACTATGAAATCTCAGTCAAACATAGCAAGCATTCGCAAT GTTTTGAATCGAATCAGAATTGATTGCCCTGAGCTGGAAACTTTATGCATAAAAGATCAAGCCCTCACAAACGAAA GCATTGAAAAGATAATCGGCTGGGCTTTGAGTCATCACTTTATGCATGAATCTGAGTCTTCCGTGAAGGACGCCAAGCTAGTTATCTCCGGTGAAAG CATTGCTTATGGGCTCAATATCTTGCAAGGCATTCAGAGTGAAACCAAGAGTTCAAAGAAATCCCTCAAG GATGTAGTTACTGAAAATGAGTTCGAGAAGAGACTACTCGGGGACGTAATTCCACCTAGTGATATTGGTGTTACTTTTAATGACATTGGGGCCTTGGAAACTGTCAAGGATACTCTGAAAGAATTGGTGATGTTGCCTCTTCAAAGACCAGAATTGTTTTGTAAAGGACAGCTGACCAAG CCTTGCAAGGGAATATTGCTCTTTGGACCTCCAGGTACTGGCAAAACAATGCTTGCAAAAGCTGTTGCTACTGAGGCTGGTGCAAACTTTATAAACATATCAATGTCAAGCATTACGTCAAAG TGGTTCGGTGAAGGAGAGAAGTATGTCAAAGCAGTCTTCACGTTAGCTAGTAAAATAGCGCCTAGTGTTGTTTTTGTTGACGAG GTGGATAGCATGTTAGGAAGACGAGAAAATCCAGGAGAGCATGAAGCTAtgcgaaaaatgaagaatgaattcATGGTAAATTGGGATGGTTTGCGTACAAAAGATAAGGAACGAGTGCTTGTGCTTGCTGCAACAAATAGACCCTTCGACCTTGATGAAGCAGTTATTAGGAGGCTTCCGCGCAG GTTGATGGTAAACGTGCCAGATGCTCCAAACagaaagaaaattttaagagTGATATTGGCGAAGGAAGAATTAGCGCCAAATGTAGATGTAGAAGCTATTGCTAATATGACGGAAGGGTACTCAGGGAGTGATTTAAAG AATTTATGTGTGACAGCTGCGCATTGCCCGATTAGAGAAATTTTGGAGAAAGAGAAGAAG GAGAAAGCATCGGCAGTTGCAGAGAACAGGCCAACTCCGGCATTGCGTAGTAGTGCAGACATCCGTCCACTTAACATGGATGATTTTAAGTATGCACATGAACAG